In Lotus japonicus ecotype B-129 chromosome 5, LjGifu_v1.2, one genomic interval encodes:
- the LOC130720360 gene encoding uncharacterized protein LOC130720360 isoform X2: MAKLSSPSENSRELLCVGTLEIATPKPVGFLCGSIPVPTDKSFHAFHSPLLPTPQTGNAPRYRYRMLPTETDLNTLPPLLANLPEKVLPVGALQSKATGADFPWEGTAIASNLTRKCEALAVSGLVDYGDEIDVIAPADILKQIFKMPYSKARLSVAVHRIGHTLVLNAGPDIDEGEKLIRRHNNQSKCADQSLFLNFAMHSVRMEACDCPPTHKVSSEEQSNSSVLPGGNTPHIVVQNDNVVRAEGYNCHSEYSQVEQESFFWGSKKNRRNKNHGKVNKVSQVGEKPRSSVQESKKQRKVGNDSFLRVLFWQFHNFRMLLGSDLLLFSNEKYVAVSLHLWDVTRQVTPLTWLEAWLDNVMASVPELAICYHNNGVVQGYELLKTDDIFLLKGISEDGTPAFHPYVVQQNGLSVLRFLQDNCKQDPGAYWLYKGAGEDDMQLFDLSVIPKNCSSNDGDDTSSTLPSLVNRGRSDAIYSFGTLLYRIAHRLSLSVAAKNRARCVRFFRKCLEFLGDSDHLAVRAIAHEQFARLILNYDDELNLTSESLGIECELAVAEARDSSWDAENSTSEPVAHEGRYLLADNKSDVHGKIIEHLESEGRAKMVSKAHSPMSRELIAVDNTELSIQDRTASCSDDSSSVDDVCPVSTPVVQTVADPISSKLAAVHHVSQAIKSLRWMRQLQSTESEVMDQLNQSHDRPSSSFDVSVCACGDADCIEVCDIREWLPTSKLDHKLWKLVLLLGESYLALAEAYKEDGQLYQALKVIQLSCSIYGSMPPHLEDTQFISSMASYSSLHNNSFDMNGNTAWPDDVKDETVNGYIERMSSTYLFWAKAWSLVGDVYIEFHKIKGKEISMQDMRKPVTRELRMSSEVVKEVKRLKKKLVQFNQNCSSCSLVNCSCQSDRASSGNSASSSGTDLRFLSYGRKHSKRVSSKIANYLPPKETGDEFIHIKGNRKDFDSEFLENSNYDGDLTGTLENSRIEVESLDTANSKPPEGSLDMENSCYTVVSQTEFKSRETGKVKNGGIFEYLDEHLVGDVEHNLLVALKCYEEAKKALLKLPSGLSDLQSVIKKKGWVCNELGRIRIENKELNKAELAFTEAIDAFREVSDHTNVILINCNMGHGRRALAEEMVSKIDNLKQHNIFHIAYSHALETAKLEYKESLRYYGMARLELNVINVDDDSVTNSLRNEVHTQFAHTYLRLGILLARENSTAEVYENGSLENTRLNHTNLRDRKDRKNLRKNEISANEAIREALSVYESLGELRRQEAAYAYFQLACYQRDCCLKFMNSSNKKNILSKGENSSMQRVKQYASLAERNWQKALDFYGPKTHPTMYLTILMERSTLSLSLSSHLHSNVLESALAHLLEGRHVTDTNADTFSTCYPELHAKYWSQLQMLLKKMLATMLPSSTNKSPSQSSSSTSRIFGDGGKIRELYKITLKGTDMVQLHSMYSLWIS, encoded by the exons ATGGCTAAGTTGTCCTCGCCATCTGAAAATTCTCGCGAGCTTCTCTGCGTCGGAACGTTGGAAATCGCCACTCCCAAACCCGTTGGATTCCTCTGCGGCTCAATTCCCGTTCCCACCGACAAATCCTTCCATGCTTTCCATTCCCCTCTTCTCCCAACCCCACAAAc AGGGAATGCTCCGCGTTATCGGTACCGGATGCTGCCAACTGAGACTGACCTGAATACGCTGCCACCGCTTCTTGCGAATTTGCCCGAAAAGGTTCTTCCTGTTGGGGCTCTGCAATCCAAGGCAACTGGAGCTG ATTTTCCTTGGGAAGGCACTGCCATTGCATCAAATTTAACTAGAAAATGTGAAGCCCTTGCAGTGTCTGGCTTGGTTGATTATGGAGATGAGATTGATGTAATTGCTCCAGCAGACATTTTGAAGCAGATATTTAAAATGCCATATTCCAAGGCTCGACTATCGGTTGCTGTTCATCGCATCGGTCACACTCTTGTTTTGAACGCTGG ACCAGATATTGATGAGGGAGAAAAATTGATTAGGAGGCATAACAATCAATCAAAATGTGCAGATCAATCTTTATTCTTGAATTTCGCTATGCATTCAGTCAGAATGGAGGCCTGTGATTGTCCACCAACTCATAAAGTTTCCTCTGAAGAACAATCTAATTCTTCCGTTCTTCCTGGAGGAAACACACCTCATATTGTGGTACAGAATGATAATGTTGTTCGAGCTGAAGGATACAATTGCCATTCGGAATACTCACAGGTTGAGCAGGAAAGCTTCTTTTGGGGAAGCAAGAAGAATAGGAGAAATAAGAACCATGGTAAAGTTAATAAGGTGTCACAAGTTGGCGAGAAGCCCAGATCATCGGTGCAGGAGTCGAAAAAGCAAAGAAAAGTTGGTAATGATAGCTTTCTGAGAGTGTTGTTCTGGCAGTTTCATAATTTCCGCATGCTCCTGGGAAGTGACCTCCTTTTGTTCAGTAATGAGAAGTATGTTGCTGTGAGTTTGCATTTATGGGATGTCACACGACAG GTCACGCCTCTAACTTGGCTTGAAGCTTGGCTTGACAATGTCATGGCAAGTGTGCCTGAGTTAGCCATATGTTATCATAACAATGGTGTTGTTCAGGGATACGAGCTTTTGAAAACCGATGATATTTTTCTCCTTAAAGGAATATCAGAGGATGGGACTCCTGCATTTCATCCTTATGTTGTCCAACAAAACGGTCTGTCTGTTTTGAGGTTCCTTCAGGATAACTGCAAACAGGATCCTGGAGCTTATTGG CTTTACAAAGGTGCTGGTGAAGATGATATGCAACTTTTTGATCTTTCTGTCATTCCGAAAAACTGTTCGTctaatgatggtgatgatacttCAAGCACCTTGCCATCACTAGTCAATAGAGGTCGAAGTGATGCAATATATTCGTTTGGAACTCTCCTCTATCGAATTGCTCATAGGCTTTCTCTCTCAGTG GCTGCAAAAAACAGGGCTAGGTGTGTGAGGTTTTTTAGGAAGTGTTTGGAGTTTCTGGGTGACTCAGACCATTTG GCGGTGCGAGCAATTGCTCATGAACAATTTGCGAGGCTGATTTTGAATTACGATGATGAGTTGAATCTAACTTCTGAATCTCTAGGTATAGAATGTGAGCTAGCTGTTGCTGAGGCTAGAGATTCATCTTGGGATGCTGAAAACAGCACCTCTGAACCAGTTGCCCATGAAGGACGTTATCTCCTTGCTGATAACAAATCAGATGTACATGGAAAAATAATTGAGCACTTAGAATCAGAAGGTCGTGCAAAGATGGTTTCTAAAGCACACAGTCCCATGTCTCGGGAACTTATAGCAGTTGATAACACAGAATTGAGCATCCAAGACCGAACTGCGTCTTGTTCTGATGATAGCTCTTCTGTGGATGATGTATGCCCTGTTTCCACACCGGTGGTTCAGACAGTTGCTGATCCAATCTCGTCGAAGTTAGCTGCTGTACATCATGTTTCACAAGCCATTAAGTCTCTGAGATGGATGCGACAGCTTCAGAGCACTGAATCAGAGGTGATGGATCAATTAAATCAAAGTCATGACAGGCCATCATCATCATTTGATGTTTCTGTTTGTGCGTGTGGGGATGCTGACTGTATTGAAGTCTGTGACATTCGAGAATGGCTTCCAACATCCAAGTTGGATCATAAGTTGTGGAAACTTGTTCTTTTACTTGGAGAATCTTACTTGGCACTTGCAGAAGCTTATAAAGAGGATGGCCAACTGTATCAAGCTTTAAAGGTTATTCAGTTATCATGTTCTATTTATGGTTCAATGCCTCCTCATCTTGAAGACACACAATTTATTTCTTCAATGGCTAGTTACTCATCTTTACACAATAACTCGTTTGATATGAACGGAAATACTGCATGGCCAGATGATGTAAAAGATGAGACAGTTAATGGCTATATTGAGAGGATGTCTTCAACTTACCTCTTCTGGGCCAAGGCATGGTCTTTAGTTGGAGATGTCTATATTGAATTCCATAAGATAAAGGGTAAAGAAATCTCAATGCAAGATATGAGAAAGCCTGTGACCAGGGAATTGAGAATGTCATCTGAGGTTGTGAAAGAAGTAAAAAGACTGAAGAAAAAGCTGGTGCAGTTTAACCAGAACTGTAGTTCATGTTCCTTGGTAAACTGCAGTTGCCAGAGCGACCGAGCAAGCAGTGGGAACAGTGCAAGCAGTAGCGGTACAGATTTGAGGTTCTTGTCATATGGTAGAAAGCATAGTAAACGGGTGTCTTCTAAAATTGCGAATTACTTGCCTCCAAAAGAGACAGGAGATGAGTTCATTCATATCAAGGGGAATAGAAAAGATTTTGACAGTGAATTTCTTGAAAACAGTAATTATGATGGAGACCTTACAGGTACTCTTGAAAATAGTCGGATCGAAGTTGAATCCTTGGATACTGCAAATTCTAAACCGCCTGAGGGATCTTTAGACATGGAAAATTCATGTTATACTGTTGTCTCTCAAACTGAATTTAAGTCAAGGGAAACAGGTAAAGTAAAAAATGGTGGGATATTTGAGTACCTAGATGAACATCTAGTTGGAGATGTAGAGCACAACCTGTTAGTTGCTTTAAAATGCTACGAAGAAGCTAAAAAAGCATTGCTTAAACTTCCATCTGGTTTGTCTGATTTGcaatctgtgattaaaaagaAAGGGTGGGTCTGCAATGAATTAGGACGAATCAGAATTGAAAATAAAGAGTTGAATAAGGCTGAACTAGCATTTACAGAGGCTATAGATGCATTCAGAGAAGTTTCAGATCACACCAATGTAATATTGATCAACTGTAATATGGGCCATGGAAGACGGGCTTTGGCTGAGGAGATGGTATCTAAAATTGATAATCTTAAACAACATAATATTTTCCATATCGCATACAGTCATGCATTGGAGACTGCTAAACTGGAATATAAAGAATCCCTTAGATATTATGGGATGGCAAGGTTAGAACTAAATGTCATCAATGTAGATGATGATTCTGTGACAAACAGCTTGAGGAATGAGGTACATACGCAGTTTGCTCATACTTATCTGCGGCTTGGTATCCTCTTGGCAAGAGAAAATAGTACAGCCGAAGTTTATGAGAATGGATCATTGGAAAATACACGTCTAAATCACACCAATCTCCGTGACAGAAAAGACAGGAAAAATTTGAGAAAGAATGAGATTTCAGCCAATGAGGCCATTAGGGAAGCATTATCTGTGTATGAATCCCTGGGTGAACTACGGAGACAGGAGGCTGCTTATGCTTACTTCCAGTTGGCATGCTACCAGAGAGACTGTTGTTTGAAATTTATGAATTCTAGCAATAAGAAAAACATTTTGTCAAAAGGTGAAAATAGCAGTATGCAACGAGTCAAGCAGTATGCATCTCTGGCGGAGAGGAACTGGCAGAAAGCCCTCGATTTCTATGGCCCCAAAACACATCCTACCATGTATTTGACTATTCTTATGGAGAGATCAACTCTTTCATTAAGCCTTTCAAGCCATTTACACTCTAAT GTGCTGGAGTCAGCTTTGGCTCATCTGCTTGAAGGACGCCATGTTACAGATACCAATGCTGACACTTTCAGCACTTGCTATCCTGAATTACATGCAAAATATTGGAGTCAGTTGCAGATgcttttgaagaaaatgttgGCTACAATGCTTCCATCAAGTACAAACAAATCTCCCTCtcaatcatcttcttcaacatcTAGAATATTTGGAGATGGTGGAAAGATCAGGGAACTCTACAAGATAACCTTGAAGGGTACAGACATGGTCCAACTTCATAGCATGTACAGCTTGTGGATATCGTGA
- the LOC130720360 gene encoding uncharacterized protein LOC130720360 isoform X1, with amino-acid sequence MAKLSSPSENSRELLCVGTLEIATPKPVGFLCGSIPVPTDKSFHAFHSPLLPTPQTGNAPRYRYRMLPTETDLNTLPPLLANLPEKVLPVGALQSKATGADFPWEGTAIASNLTRKCEALAVSGLVDYGDEIDVIAPADILKQIFKMPYSKARLSVAVHRIGHTLVLNAGPDIDEGEKLIRRHNNQSKCADQSLFLNFAMHSVRMEACDCPPTHKVSSEEQSNSSVLPGGNTPHIVVQNDNVVRAEGYNCHSEYSQVEQESFFWGSKKNRRNKNHGKVNKVSQVGEKPRSSVQESKKQRKVGNDSFLRVLFWQFHNFRMLLGSDLLLFSNEKYVAVSLHLWDVTRQVTPLTWLEAWLDNVMASVPELAICYHNNGVVQGYELLKTDDIFLLKGISEDGTPAFHPYVVQQNGLSVLRFLQDNCKQDPGAYWLYKGAGEDDMQLFDLSVIPKNCSSNDGDDTSSTLPSLVNRGRSDAIYSFGTLLYRIAHRLSLSVAAKNRARCVRFFRKCLEFLGDSDHLAVRAIAHEQFARLILNYDDELNLTSESLGIECELAVAEARDSSWDAENSTSEPVAHEGRYLLADNKSDVHGKIIEHLESEGRAKMVSKAHSPMSRELIAVDNTELSIQDRTASCSDDSSSVDDVCPVSTPVVQTVADPISSKLAAVHHVSQAIKSLRWMRQLQSTESEVMDQLNQSHDRPSSSFDVSVCACGDADCIEVCDIREWLPTSKLDHKLWKLVLLLGESYLALAEAYKEDGQLYQALKVIQLSCSIYGSMPPHLEDTQFISSMASYSSLHNNSFDMNGNTAWPDDVKDETVNGYIERMSSTYLFWAKAWSLVGDVYIEFHKIKGKEISMQDMRKPVTRELRMSSEVVKEVKRLKKKLVQFNQNCSSCSLVNCSCQSDRASSGNSASSSGTDLRFLSYGRKHSKRVSSKIANYLPPKETGDEFIHIKGNRKDFDSEFLENSNYDGDLTGTLENSRIEVESLDTANSKPPEGSLDMENSCYTVVSQTEFKSRETGKVKNGGIFEYLDEHLVGDVEHNLLVALKCYEEAKKALLKLPSGLSDLQSVIKKKGWVCNELGRIRIENKELNKAELAFTEAIDAFREVSDHTNVILINCNMGHGRRALAEEMVSKIDNLKQHNIFHIAYSHALETAKLEYKESLRYYGMARLELNVINVDDDSVTNSLRNEVHTQFAHTYLRLGILLARENSTAEVYENGSLENTRLNHTNLRDRKDRKNLRKNEISANEAIREALSVYESLGELRRQEAAYAYFQLACYQRDCCLKFMNSSNKKNILSKGENSSMQRVKQYASLAERNWQKALDFYGPKTHPTMYLTILMERSTLSLSLSSHLHSNVVLESALAHLLEGRHVTDTNADTFSTCYPELHAKYWSQLQMLLKKMLATMLPSSTNKSPSQSSSSTSRIFGDGGKIRELYKITLKGTDMVQLHSMYSLWIS; translated from the exons ATGGCTAAGTTGTCCTCGCCATCTGAAAATTCTCGCGAGCTTCTCTGCGTCGGAACGTTGGAAATCGCCACTCCCAAACCCGTTGGATTCCTCTGCGGCTCAATTCCCGTTCCCACCGACAAATCCTTCCATGCTTTCCATTCCCCTCTTCTCCCAACCCCACAAAc AGGGAATGCTCCGCGTTATCGGTACCGGATGCTGCCAACTGAGACTGACCTGAATACGCTGCCACCGCTTCTTGCGAATTTGCCCGAAAAGGTTCTTCCTGTTGGGGCTCTGCAATCCAAGGCAACTGGAGCTG ATTTTCCTTGGGAAGGCACTGCCATTGCATCAAATTTAACTAGAAAATGTGAAGCCCTTGCAGTGTCTGGCTTGGTTGATTATGGAGATGAGATTGATGTAATTGCTCCAGCAGACATTTTGAAGCAGATATTTAAAATGCCATATTCCAAGGCTCGACTATCGGTTGCTGTTCATCGCATCGGTCACACTCTTGTTTTGAACGCTGG ACCAGATATTGATGAGGGAGAAAAATTGATTAGGAGGCATAACAATCAATCAAAATGTGCAGATCAATCTTTATTCTTGAATTTCGCTATGCATTCAGTCAGAATGGAGGCCTGTGATTGTCCACCAACTCATAAAGTTTCCTCTGAAGAACAATCTAATTCTTCCGTTCTTCCTGGAGGAAACACACCTCATATTGTGGTACAGAATGATAATGTTGTTCGAGCTGAAGGATACAATTGCCATTCGGAATACTCACAGGTTGAGCAGGAAAGCTTCTTTTGGGGAAGCAAGAAGAATAGGAGAAATAAGAACCATGGTAAAGTTAATAAGGTGTCACAAGTTGGCGAGAAGCCCAGATCATCGGTGCAGGAGTCGAAAAAGCAAAGAAAAGTTGGTAATGATAGCTTTCTGAGAGTGTTGTTCTGGCAGTTTCATAATTTCCGCATGCTCCTGGGAAGTGACCTCCTTTTGTTCAGTAATGAGAAGTATGTTGCTGTGAGTTTGCATTTATGGGATGTCACACGACAG GTCACGCCTCTAACTTGGCTTGAAGCTTGGCTTGACAATGTCATGGCAAGTGTGCCTGAGTTAGCCATATGTTATCATAACAATGGTGTTGTTCAGGGATACGAGCTTTTGAAAACCGATGATATTTTTCTCCTTAAAGGAATATCAGAGGATGGGACTCCTGCATTTCATCCTTATGTTGTCCAACAAAACGGTCTGTCTGTTTTGAGGTTCCTTCAGGATAACTGCAAACAGGATCCTGGAGCTTATTGG CTTTACAAAGGTGCTGGTGAAGATGATATGCAACTTTTTGATCTTTCTGTCATTCCGAAAAACTGTTCGTctaatgatggtgatgatacttCAAGCACCTTGCCATCACTAGTCAATAGAGGTCGAAGTGATGCAATATATTCGTTTGGAACTCTCCTCTATCGAATTGCTCATAGGCTTTCTCTCTCAGTG GCTGCAAAAAACAGGGCTAGGTGTGTGAGGTTTTTTAGGAAGTGTTTGGAGTTTCTGGGTGACTCAGACCATTTG GCGGTGCGAGCAATTGCTCATGAACAATTTGCGAGGCTGATTTTGAATTACGATGATGAGTTGAATCTAACTTCTGAATCTCTAGGTATAGAATGTGAGCTAGCTGTTGCTGAGGCTAGAGATTCATCTTGGGATGCTGAAAACAGCACCTCTGAACCAGTTGCCCATGAAGGACGTTATCTCCTTGCTGATAACAAATCAGATGTACATGGAAAAATAATTGAGCACTTAGAATCAGAAGGTCGTGCAAAGATGGTTTCTAAAGCACACAGTCCCATGTCTCGGGAACTTATAGCAGTTGATAACACAGAATTGAGCATCCAAGACCGAACTGCGTCTTGTTCTGATGATAGCTCTTCTGTGGATGATGTATGCCCTGTTTCCACACCGGTGGTTCAGACAGTTGCTGATCCAATCTCGTCGAAGTTAGCTGCTGTACATCATGTTTCACAAGCCATTAAGTCTCTGAGATGGATGCGACAGCTTCAGAGCACTGAATCAGAGGTGATGGATCAATTAAATCAAAGTCATGACAGGCCATCATCATCATTTGATGTTTCTGTTTGTGCGTGTGGGGATGCTGACTGTATTGAAGTCTGTGACATTCGAGAATGGCTTCCAACATCCAAGTTGGATCATAAGTTGTGGAAACTTGTTCTTTTACTTGGAGAATCTTACTTGGCACTTGCAGAAGCTTATAAAGAGGATGGCCAACTGTATCAAGCTTTAAAGGTTATTCAGTTATCATGTTCTATTTATGGTTCAATGCCTCCTCATCTTGAAGACACACAATTTATTTCTTCAATGGCTAGTTACTCATCTTTACACAATAACTCGTTTGATATGAACGGAAATACTGCATGGCCAGATGATGTAAAAGATGAGACAGTTAATGGCTATATTGAGAGGATGTCTTCAACTTACCTCTTCTGGGCCAAGGCATGGTCTTTAGTTGGAGATGTCTATATTGAATTCCATAAGATAAAGGGTAAAGAAATCTCAATGCAAGATATGAGAAAGCCTGTGACCAGGGAATTGAGAATGTCATCTGAGGTTGTGAAAGAAGTAAAAAGACTGAAGAAAAAGCTGGTGCAGTTTAACCAGAACTGTAGTTCATGTTCCTTGGTAAACTGCAGTTGCCAGAGCGACCGAGCAAGCAGTGGGAACAGTGCAAGCAGTAGCGGTACAGATTTGAGGTTCTTGTCATATGGTAGAAAGCATAGTAAACGGGTGTCTTCTAAAATTGCGAATTACTTGCCTCCAAAAGAGACAGGAGATGAGTTCATTCATATCAAGGGGAATAGAAAAGATTTTGACAGTGAATTTCTTGAAAACAGTAATTATGATGGAGACCTTACAGGTACTCTTGAAAATAGTCGGATCGAAGTTGAATCCTTGGATACTGCAAATTCTAAACCGCCTGAGGGATCTTTAGACATGGAAAATTCATGTTATACTGTTGTCTCTCAAACTGAATTTAAGTCAAGGGAAACAGGTAAAGTAAAAAATGGTGGGATATTTGAGTACCTAGATGAACATCTAGTTGGAGATGTAGAGCACAACCTGTTAGTTGCTTTAAAATGCTACGAAGAAGCTAAAAAAGCATTGCTTAAACTTCCATCTGGTTTGTCTGATTTGcaatctgtgattaaaaagaAAGGGTGGGTCTGCAATGAATTAGGACGAATCAGAATTGAAAATAAAGAGTTGAATAAGGCTGAACTAGCATTTACAGAGGCTATAGATGCATTCAGAGAAGTTTCAGATCACACCAATGTAATATTGATCAACTGTAATATGGGCCATGGAAGACGGGCTTTGGCTGAGGAGATGGTATCTAAAATTGATAATCTTAAACAACATAATATTTTCCATATCGCATACAGTCATGCATTGGAGACTGCTAAACTGGAATATAAAGAATCCCTTAGATATTATGGGATGGCAAGGTTAGAACTAAATGTCATCAATGTAGATGATGATTCTGTGACAAACAGCTTGAGGAATGAGGTACATACGCAGTTTGCTCATACTTATCTGCGGCTTGGTATCCTCTTGGCAAGAGAAAATAGTACAGCCGAAGTTTATGAGAATGGATCATTGGAAAATACACGTCTAAATCACACCAATCTCCGTGACAGAAAAGACAGGAAAAATTTGAGAAAGAATGAGATTTCAGCCAATGAGGCCATTAGGGAAGCATTATCTGTGTATGAATCCCTGGGTGAACTACGGAGACAGGAGGCTGCTTATGCTTACTTCCAGTTGGCATGCTACCAGAGAGACTGTTGTTTGAAATTTATGAATTCTAGCAATAAGAAAAACATTTTGTCAAAAGGTGAAAATAGCAGTATGCAACGAGTCAAGCAGTATGCATCTCTGGCGGAGAGGAACTGGCAGAAAGCCCTCGATTTCTATGGCCCCAAAACACATCCTACCATGTATTTGACTATTCTTATGGAGAGATCAACTCTTTCATTAAGCCTTTCAAGCCATTTACACTCTAATGTG GTGCTGGAGTCAGCTTTGGCTCATCTGCTTGAAGGACGCCATGTTACAGATACCAATGCTGACACTTTCAGCACTTGCTATCCTGAATTACATGCAAAATATTGGAGTCAGTTGCAGATgcttttgaagaaaatgttgGCTACAATGCTTCCATCAAGTACAAACAAATCTCCCTCtcaatcatcttcttcaacatcTAGAATATTTGGAGATGGTGGAAAGATCAGGGAACTCTACAAGATAACCTTGAAGGGTACAGACATGGTCCAACTTCATAGCATGTACAGCTTGTGGATATCGTGA